A single genomic interval of Streptomyces sp. 1222.5 harbors:
- a CDS encoding DUF5999 family protein produces MCSHPTSLSPSPAHRHPVAAHPEQGWTLLCDGSIVFDDSGELHPDGSVVPPCRVPAQRLAPAA; encoded by the coding sequence ATGTGCTCCCACCCGACTTCCCTCTCCCCGTCCCCCGCCCACCGGCACCCCGTGGCCGCCCACCCCGAGCAGGGCTGGACGCTGCTGTGCGACGGCTCGATCGTCTTCGACGACAGCGGGGAGCTGCACCCGGACGGCAGCGTGGTCCCGCCGTGCCGGGTGCCCGCGCAGCGGCTCGCGCCGGCCGCCTGA
- a CDS encoding GntR family transcriptional regulator translates to MTTDVSGAQPRGGAPGRIARVPKYYRIKQQLIAMAETLVPGAAMPAERLLAVRFGTSRTTVRQALQELVGEGRLDRIQGKGTFVSQPKLYRTLQLTSHTEDMRAQGLTPASRTLDIGEIPADEKLAGLLGIAIGGRVLRIERLRLAGGAPMAIETTHLSAPRFPGLRRSLAGCPSLYTALADVYGVHLAEADETIETSLSTPREAQLLATEVGLPMLLLSRHSRDADGTPVEWVRSVYRGSRYKFVAALQRPDGDRTPAPTRRRNAPPDREPGQARS, encoded by the coding sequence ATGACCACGGACGTCAGCGGCGCCCAGCCACGCGGCGGAGCGCCCGGCCGCATCGCGCGCGTGCCGAAGTACTACCGGATCAAGCAGCAGCTCATCGCCATGGCCGAGACCCTCGTCCCCGGTGCGGCCATGCCCGCGGAACGCCTGCTCGCCGTCCGGTTCGGCACCTCGCGGACCACCGTCCGGCAGGCGCTGCAGGAACTCGTGGGCGAGGGCCGCCTGGACCGGATCCAGGGCAAGGGCACCTTCGTGTCGCAGCCCAAGCTCTACCGCACGCTCCAGCTGACCTCGCACACCGAGGACATGCGCGCCCAGGGGCTCACGCCGGCCTCGCGGACGCTGGACATCGGGGAGATCCCGGCGGACGAGAAGCTGGCGGGCCTGCTCGGCATCGCGATCGGCGGGCGGGTGCTGCGCATCGAGCGGCTGCGGCTGGCCGGCGGCGCCCCGATGGCGATCGAGACGACCCATCTGTCGGCGCCACGCTTCCCCGGGCTGCGCCGCTCCCTGGCCGGCTGCCCCTCCCTCTACACGGCGCTCGCCGACGTGTACGGGGTCCACCTCGCGGAGGCCGACGAGACCATCGAGACCTCGCTCTCCACTCCGCGCGAGGCTCAACTCCTCGCCACCGAAGTGGGGTTGCCGATGCTGCTGCTGTCCCGGCACTCACGGGACGCGGACGGCACCCCGGTGGAGTGGGTGCGCTCGGTGTACCGCGGCTCCCGCTACAAGTTCGTGGCCGCCCTCCAGCGGCCGGACGGCGACCGCACCCCCGCCCCCACCCGCCGGAGGAACGCTCCGCCGGACCGGGAGCCCGGCCAGGCCCGGTCCTGA
- a CDS encoding extracellular solute-binding protein — translation MKRKLAAAIVIAGMMVSVSACGGDDGKDSGKDAGPASWKGQTLTVWTMDGSAPPQWTKDVQAAFAKKTGAKVKFEIQKWDGIQQKITTALSESTPPDVIEVGNTQTPAYAVTGGLAELGDLKQEIGADWTQSVSQSSVYDGKQYAAPWYFANRVVIYNKKIWAKAGIKDTPKTRDEFFKDLQAIGKKTDAEPIYLPGQNWYFFDGLTIGQGADLVKKDGDKYVSNLGDPKVSAAMEIYKKYASYSEAPKDKDEANPQQATVFAKGKTGAIIGMGWEAGTAIQANKAIEKDLGYFTIPGETADKPEGVFLGGSNLAVAQNSKKQSLAKEFLKIALSDQFEGQLAKLNGVIPNKESLESNLKGNGAAEAAAPGAAAGGTTPLIPEWAAVENTPNPIKSYMTAVLNGKSPADAAKQVEGEINKRLAQQN, via the coding sequence GTGAAGCGCAAGCTTGCTGCCGCGATCGTGATCGCGGGCATGATGGTCTCCGTCTCGGCGTGTGGCGGCGACGACGGCAAGGACAGTGGCAAGGACGCGGGGCCGGCGAGCTGGAAGGGCCAGACGCTCACCGTCTGGACGATGGACGGTTCCGCGCCACCGCAGTGGACCAAGGACGTCCAGGCCGCCTTCGCGAAGAAGACCGGCGCCAAGGTGAAGTTCGAGATCCAGAAGTGGGACGGGATCCAGCAGAAGATCACCACCGCCCTCTCCGAGTCGACCCCGCCGGACGTCATCGAGGTGGGCAACACCCAGACGCCCGCCTACGCGGTCACCGGCGGCCTCGCCGAACTGGGCGACCTCAAGCAGGAGATCGGCGCCGACTGGACCCAGTCGGTCTCGCAGTCCTCCGTCTACGACGGCAAGCAGTACGCCGCCCCGTGGTACTTCGCCAACCGCGTCGTCATCTACAACAAGAAGATCTGGGCGAAGGCCGGCATCAAGGACACCCCCAAGACCCGGGACGAGTTCTTCAAGGACCTTCAGGCCATCGGCAAGAAGACCGACGCCGAGCCGATCTACCTGCCCGGCCAGAACTGGTACTTCTTCGACGGCCTGACCATCGGCCAGGGCGCCGACCTGGTGAAGAAGGACGGCGACAAGTACGTCTCCAACCTCGGCGACCCCAAGGTGAGCGCCGCCATGGAGATCTACAAGAAGTACGCCTCCTACTCCGAGGCCCCCAAGGACAAGGACGAGGCCAACCCGCAGCAGGCCACCGTCTTCGCCAAGGGCAAGACCGGCGCCATCATCGGGATGGGCTGGGAGGCCGGTACGGCCATCCAGGCCAACAAGGCCATCGAGAAGGACCTCGGCTACTTCACCATCCCGGGCGAGACGGCCGACAAGCCCGAGGGCGTTTTCCTCGGCGGCTCCAACCTCGCGGTCGCCCAGAACAGCAAGAAGCAGTCCCTGGCCAAGGAGTTCCTGAAGATCGCCCTCTCCGACCAGTTCGAGGGCCAGCTCGCCAAGCTCAACGGCGTCATCCCGAACAAGGAGTCCCTGGAGAGCAACCTCAAGGGCAACGGCGCCGCCGAGGCCGCCGCTCCGGGTGCCGCGGCCGGTGGCACCACCCCGCTGATCCCCGAGTGGGCCGCGGTGGAGAACACCCCGAACCCGATCAAGTCCTACATGACCGCGGTGCTCAACGGTAAGTCCCCGGCGGACGCCGCCAAGCAGGTCGAGGGCGAGATCAACAAGCGCCTGGCCCAGCAGAACTAG
- a CDS encoding AMP-binding protein, whose product MRRRPLRPPPVRPEPTLSRTVDCRHQHDTLEPRSHQDAGATTTPDSTPVTARGRTAMHLSAHVDTFARDHLPPPDEWPELRFDLPELNYPDRLNCATELLAGGAADRPVLRTPAGTVWTYGELRGHVDRIAHVLTGDLGVVPGNRVLLRGPTTPWLAACWLAVLRAGAVAVTVLAQQRPHELSTICGIARVRHALCDIRSVDDLAKAEIPGLRIATFGGDAPDDLLRRPAPDAPFPAVDTAADDVALIAFTSGTTGRPKGCMHFHRDVLAVADTFSRHVLRPQKDDVFTGSPPLGFTFGLGGLLVFPMRAGASTLLLEQAGPRQLLPAIAEHRVSVLFTAPTAYRAMLDQLDGHDVSSLRRCVSAGENLPAATWRAWQERTGLRVINGIGATELLHIFISAADEHIRPGTTGLPVPGWQARVQNAAGAPVADGEPGLLAVRGPVGCRYLADPRQREYVRDGWNITGDTYVREPDGYFRYVARADDMIISAGYNIAGPEVEDALLRHPDVVETAVVGRPDEARGQVAVAYAVLRDGAARDPEALRAFLTSELAPYKCPREFVFLDSLPRTATGKLQRFRLRGRGDRP is encoded by the coding sequence CTGCGGAGGCGGCCGCTGCGGCCTCCTCCCGTCCGTCCCGAACCGACGTTATCGCGCACAGTTGACTGCCGTCACCAACACGATACGCTCGAACCGCGATCCCACCAGGACGCCGGTGCCACCACGACGCCCGACTCGACGCCTGTCACGGCAAGGGGGCGAACCGCCATGCACCTCTCGGCCCACGTCGACACCTTCGCGCGCGACCATCTGCCCCCGCCGGACGAGTGGCCCGAGCTGCGGTTCGACCTGCCGGAGCTGAACTACCCCGACCGGCTGAACTGCGCCACCGAACTACTGGCCGGGGGCGCCGCGGACCGCCCGGTCCTCCGTACGCCGGCCGGGACCGTCTGGACGTACGGCGAGCTGCGCGGGCACGTCGACCGGATCGCCCATGTGCTCACCGGCGACCTGGGCGTGGTCCCGGGCAACCGGGTGCTGCTGCGCGGCCCCACCACGCCCTGGCTCGCGGCCTGCTGGCTGGCCGTGCTGCGGGCGGGCGCGGTCGCGGTCACCGTGCTGGCCCAGCAGCGCCCGCACGAGCTGTCGACGATCTGCGGGATCGCCCGGGTACGGCACGCGCTGTGCGACATCCGGTCGGTGGACGACCTGGCGAAGGCTGAGATACCCGGGCTGCGGATCGCGACCTTCGGCGGCGACGCACCCGACGACCTGCTGCGCCGTCCGGCGCCCGACGCGCCCTTCCCGGCGGTCGACACCGCGGCCGACGACGTCGCCCTGATCGCCTTCACCTCCGGCACCACGGGCCGTCCGAAAGGCTGCATGCACTTCCACCGGGACGTGCTCGCCGTCGCCGACACCTTCTCCCGGCACGTGCTGCGCCCCCAGAAGGACGACGTGTTCACCGGCAGTCCCCCGCTCGGCTTCACCTTCGGCCTCGGCGGTCTGCTGGTCTTCCCGATGCGGGCGGGCGCGAGCACCCTGCTGCTGGAACAGGCCGGACCCCGGCAGCTGCTCCCGGCGATCGCCGAGCACCGGGTCTCGGTCCTGTTCACCGCCCCGACGGCGTACCGGGCGATGCTGGACCAGCTGGACGGCCACGACGTCTCCTCCCTGCGGCGGTGCGTGTCGGCGGGCGAGAACCTGCCCGCGGCCACCTGGCGGGCCTGGCAGGAGCGCACGGGCCTGCGCGTCATCAACGGCATCGGCGCGACGGAACTGCTGCACATCTTCATCTCCGCCGCGGACGAGCACATCAGACCCGGCACGACGGGCCTGCCGGTGCCGGGCTGGCAGGCGCGCGTGCAGAACGCGGCCGGGGCGCCGGTGGCCGACGGCGAGCCCGGCCTGCTGGCGGTGCGCGGCCCGGTCGGCTGCCGCTACCTGGCCGACCCCCGCCAGCGCGAGTACGTGCGCGACGGCTGGAACATCACCGGGGACACCTACGTCCGCGAGCCCGACGGCTACTTCCGCTACGTGGCACGCGCCGACGACATGATCATCTCCGCCGGGTACAACATCGCCGGACCGGAGGTGGAGGACGCGCTGCTGCGCCACCCGGACGTGGTGGAGACCGCGGTCGTGGGCCGCCCCGACGAGGCACGCGGCCAGGTGGCGGTGGCGTACGCCGTCCTGCGTGACGGGGCCGCACGGGATCCCGAGGCGCTCCGCGCCTTCCTCACCTCGGAACTGGCGCCCTACAAGTGCCCGCGCGAGTTCGTCTTCCTCGACTCGCTCCCCCGCACGGCCACCGGCAAGCTGCAGCGGTTCCGGCTGCGCGGCCGCGGTGACCGGCCATGA
- a CDS encoding PaaX family transcriptional regulator C-terminal domain-containing protein codes for MINVSDQHAPRSLIVTLYGAYGRFMPGPVPVAELIRLLAAVGVDAPSVRSSVSRLKRRGLLLPARTASGAAGYELSPEARQLLEDGDRRIYATAAPRDEGWVLAVFSVPESERQKRHVLRSRLAGLGFGTAAPGVWIAPARLYEETRHALRRLHLDPYVDFFRGEHLGFAPTAESVARWWDLAAIAKEHERFLDVHAPVLHAWEHRPDTPPEEAYRDYLLALDSWRHLPYTDPGLPTHLLPADWPGVHSAEVFTALHERLRDAGAQFAGVGSAGV; via the coding sequence ATGATCAACGTGTCCGACCAGCACGCCCCCAGGTCCCTCATCGTCACGCTCTACGGCGCGTACGGCCGCTTCATGCCCGGCCCGGTGCCCGTCGCCGAGCTGATCCGGCTGCTCGCCGCGGTGGGGGTGGACGCCCCCTCCGTGCGCTCCTCGGTGTCCCGGCTCAAGCGCCGCGGCCTGCTGCTGCCCGCGCGTACGGCGTCCGGCGCGGCCGGGTACGAACTCTCGCCGGAGGCACGCCAGTTGCTGGAGGACGGCGACCGCCGCATCTACGCGACGGCGGCGCCGCGGGACGAGGGCTGGGTGCTCGCGGTCTTCTCCGTCCCCGAGTCGGAACGCCAGAAGCGGCATGTGCTGCGGTCCCGGCTGGCGGGGCTCGGCTTCGGCACGGCGGCCCCGGGCGTGTGGATCGCGCCGGCCCGCCTGTACGAGGAGACCCGGCACGCCCTGCGCCGTCTGCACCTGGACCCGTACGTCGACTTCTTCCGCGGCGAGCACCTGGGCTTCGCGCCCACGGCCGAGTCGGTCGCCCGCTGGTGGGACCTGGCCGCGATCGCCAAGGAGCACGAGCGCTTCCTCGACGTGCACGCCCCGGTGCTGCACGCCTGGGAGCACCGCCCGGACACCCCGCCCGAGGAGGCCTACCGGGACTACCTCCTCGCCCTGGACTCCTGGCGCCACCTGCCCTACACCGACCCCGGCCTGCCCACCCACCTGCTGCCCGCCGACTGGCCGGGCGTCCACTCGGCGGAGGTCTTCACGGCCCTGCACGAGCGGCTGCGGGACGCGGGCGCGCAGTTCGCGGGGGTGGGATCCGCGGGGGTGTGA
- a CDS encoding carbohydrate ABC transporter permease, giving the protein MSVQTEGTDTAGEPAVRKARVPAPPRGEDRTSRASSRRGVAAPYLLLLPALLATAVLLGWPLVKNGMLSFQNLNPRQLIQHLTEWTGFDNYRDVLTESEFWHVAERSVFFTAANVVLIMGFGTLVGLLLARLGKKMRLLLLVGLVLAWAMPIIAATTVYQWLFAQRFGVVNWVLDKLGWHSMADHNWLETQFSTFAVVTLLIVWQSVPFVAINLYAATTTIPRELYEAAALDGADTWKSFTSVTLPFLRPFLYATTFLEVIWVFKSFTQIFALNEGGPDHLTETLPIYAYVEGVGNQHFGVGAAISFLTILALIALTSYYLRMVLKQEEDEL; this is encoded by the coding sequence ATGTCAGTGCAGACCGAAGGCACGGACACGGCCGGGGAGCCCGCTGTCCGCAAGGCCCGGGTGCCGGCGCCGCCGCGAGGTGAGGACCGCACCTCCCGGGCGTCCTCCCGCCGGGGCGTCGCCGCCCCCTATCTGCTCCTGCTGCCCGCGCTGCTGGCCACCGCGGTCCTGCTCGGCTGGCCCCTGGTCAAGAACGGCATGCTGTCGTTCCAGAACCTCAACCCGCGGCAGCTCATCCAGCACCTCACCGAGTGGACCGGTTTCGACAACTACCGGGACGTCCTGACCGAGTCGGAGTTCTGGCACGTCGCCGAGCGCTCGGTCTTCTTCACCGCCGCAAACGTCGTCCTGATCATGGGCTTCGGCACCCTGGTCGGACTGCTCCTGGCGCGCCTCGGCAAGAAGATGCGGCTGCTGCTCCTGGTGGGCCTCGTCCTCGCCTGGGCCATGCCCATCATCGCGGCCACCACCGTCTACCAGTGGCTGTTCGCCCAGCGCTTCGGCGTCGTCAACTGGGTGCTGGACAAGCTCGGCTGGCACTCCATGGCCGACCACAACTGGCTGGAGACCCAGTTCTCCACGTTCGCCGTGGTCACCCTGCTGATCGTCTGGCAGTCGGTCCCCTTCGTGGCGATCAACCTCTACGCCGCCACCACCACCATCCCCCGGGAACTGTACGAGGCCGCCGCGCTGGACGGCGCGGACACCTGGAAGAGCTTCACCTCGGTGACGCTGCCCTTCCTGCGGCCGTTCCTCTACGCGACGACGTTCCTCGAAGTGATCTGGGTCTTCAAGTCGTTCACCCAGATCTTCGCGCTCAACGAGGGCGGCCCGGACCACCTCACCGAGACGCTGCCGATCTACGCCTACGTCGAGGGCGTCGGCAACCAGCACTTCGGGGTCGGCGCGGCGATCTCCTTCCTGACCATCCTGGCCCTGATCGCGCTCACCTCGTACTACCTGCGCATGGTGCTCAAGCAAGAGGAGGACGAGCTGTGA
- a CDS encoding RidA family protein, which produces MTTERVNPPELSPPTGFSHAVVATGSRVVFLAGQTALDTDGKITGDTLPEQFEKALGNLLGALRAAGGTPADLARVTVYATDVADYRARARELGRLWRDSAGRDYPAMAVVEVVRLWDERALVELDGFAVLP; this is translated from the coding sequence ATGACGACCGAGCGCGTCAACCCGCCCGAACTGTCCCCGCCCACGGGCTTCTCCCACGCGGTCGTCGCGACCGGCTCCCGCGTGGTGTTCCTCGCGGGGCAGACCGCCCTCGACACCGACGGCAAGATCACCGGCGACACGCTGCCCGAGCAGTTCGAGAAGGCGCTCGGCAACCTCCTCGGCGCCCTGCGTGCGGCCGGCGGCACCCCCGCCGACCTGGCCCGCGTCACCGTGTACGCCACGGACGTGGCCGACTACCGCGCCCGGGCCCGCGAACTCGGCCGCCTCTGGCGGGACTCGGCGGGCCGGGACTATCCCGCGATGGCGGTCGTGGAGGTCGTACGGCTGTGGGACGAGCGGGCGCTGGTGGAGCTCGACGGGTTCGCCGTGCTGCCGTAG
- a CDS encoding bifunctional salicylyl-CoA 5-hydroxylase/oxidoreductase — protein MAGAVTVAAQGRNERARRIAVVGGGPGGLYAAALLKRLDPERDVTVWERNAPDETFGFGVVLSDETLGGIEHADPVVYAALQEDFVRWDDIDIVHRGTRHTSGGHGFAALGRRRLLEILHERCRSLGVRIHFRTRAPALERLAADHDLVVAADGVHSAIREARAEAFGPRVTEHRCRYIWLAADFALDAFRFEIAETEHGVMQLHGYPYAADASTVIVEMREEVWRAAGFDELGAPESIERCAKIFADALRGRPLRSNNSAWTTFRTVVNGHWSQGNVVLLGDAAHTAHFSIGSGTKLAVEDALALAACLEEQPDVPSALAAYEEERRPVVASTQRAARASLEWFENLGLYLDQPPRQFAFNLLTRSRRVTHDNLRLRDAHFTESVEREFGCPPGTPPMFTPFRLRGLTLRNRVVVSPMDMYSATDGVPGDFHLVHLGARALGGAGLVMTEMVCVSEEGRITPGCAGLYTGRQAEAWRRITDFVHTGAPGTAIGVQLGHSGRKGSTKLMWEGMDEPLPEGNWPLVAASPLPYKPGGQTPRHLSRAQLTDIREQFASAAWRAARAGFDLLELHCAHGYLLSGFLSPLTNRRTDAYGGSLEKRLRFPLEVFDAVRAVWPAERPMTVRISATDWAEGGTTAEDAVGIARAFAAHGADAIDVSTGQVVAEERPEFGRSYQTPFADRIRHEVRVPVVAVGAISSWDDVNSLILAGRTDLCALARPHLYDPHWTLHAAAEQGYEGPGAPWPDPYRAGSRRPQTGRTDAPKPRLSLGD, from the coding sequence GTGGCGGGGGCGGTGACCGTGGCGGCCCAGGGGAGGAACGAACGGGCGCGGCGCATCGCGGTCGTCGGCGGCGGCCCGGGCGGCCTGTACGCGGCCGCCCTGCTGAAACGCCTCGACCCCGAACGGGACGTCACCGTCTGGGAGCGCAACGCCCCGGACGAGACCTTCGGCTTCGGCGTGGTCCTGTCCGACGAGACCCTCGGCGGCATCGAACACGCCGACCCCGTGGTCTACGCGGCCCTTCAGGAGGACTTCGTCCGCTGGGACGACATCGACATCGTCCACCGGGGCACCCGGCACACCTCCGGGGGGCACGGATTCGCCGCACTCGGCCGGCGCCGGCTGCTGGAGATCCTGCACGAACGCTGCCGCTCCCTCGGCGTGCGGATCCACTTCCGCACCCGGGCCCCGGCCCTGGAGCGGCTCGCGGCCGACCACGACCTCGTCGTCGCGGCCGACGGCGTGCACAGCGCCATCCGCGAGGCCCGCGCCGAGGCCTTCGGCCCGCGCGTGACCGAACACCGCTGCCGCTACATCTGGCTCGCCGCCGACTTCGCCCTCGACGCCTTCCGCTTCGAGATCGCCGAGACCGAGCACGGCGTCATGCAGCTGCACGGCTACCCCTATGCGGCCGACGCCTCCACCGTCATCGTCGAGATGCGCGAGGAGGTCTGGCGGGCGGCCGGCTTCGACGAACTCGGCGCGCCCGAATCGATCGAGCGCTGCGCCAAGATCTTCGCCGACGCGCTGCGCGGCCGGCCCCTGCGCTCCAACAACTCCGCCTGGACGACCTTCCGCACCGTGGTCAACGGCCACTGGTCGCAGGGCAACGTCGTCCTCCTCGGCGACGCCGCCCACACCGCCCACTTCTCCATCGGCTCCGGCACCAAGCTCGCCGTGGAGGACGCGCTGGCCCTGGCCGCGTGCCTGGAGGAACAGCCGGACGTGCCGAGCGCGCTCGCCGCCTACGAGGAGGAGCGCAGGCCCGTCGTGGCCTCCACCCAGCGGGCTGCCCGGGCCAGCCTGGAGTGGTTCGAGAACCTGGGGCTGTACCTGGACCAGCCGCCCCGCCAGTTCGCCTTCAACCTGCTCACCCGCAGCCGCCGCGTCACCCACGACAACCTGCGGCTGCGCGACGCGCACTTCACCGAGTCCGTCGAGCGCGAGTTCGGCTGCCCGCCCGGCACGCCTCCGATGTTCACCCCGTTCCGGCTGCGCGGACTGACCCTGCGCAACCGGGTGGTGGTCTCGCCGATGGACATGTACTCCGCCACCGACGGCGTTCCGGGCGACTTCCACCTCGTCCACCTGGGCGCCCGCGCGCTCGGCGGCGCCGGCCTGGTGATGACCGAGATGGTCTGCGTGAGCGAGGAGGGCCGCATCACCCCGGGCTGCGCCGGTCTCTACACCGGCCGGCAGGCCGAGGCGTGGCGGCGGATCACCGACTTCGTGCACACCGGGGCGCCCGGCACCGCGATCGGTGTGCAGCTCGGGCACTCCGGCCGCAAGGGCTCCACGAAGCTGATGTGGGAGGGCATGGACGAGCCGCTCCCGGAGGGCAACTGGCCGCTCGTCGCCGCCTCCCCGCTGCCGTACAAGCCGGGCGGCCAGACCCCGCGCCACCTCTCCCGGGCCCAGCTCACCGACATCCGCGAGCAGTTCGCCTCGGCCGCCTGGCGGGCCGCGCGGGCCGGCTTCGACCTGCTCGAACTGCACTGTGCCCACGGCTACCTGCTCTCCGGATTCCTCTCTCCGCTCACCAACCGGCGCACGGACGCCTACGGCGGCTCGCTGGAGAAGCGGCTGAGATTCCCCTTGGAGGTCTTCGACGCGGTGCGCGCGGTGTGGCCGGCGGAACGGCCGATGACCGTCCGCATCTCGGCCACGGACTGGGCGGAGGGCGGCACCACCGCCGAGGACGCCGTAGGCATCGCCCGGGCCTTCGCCGCGCACGGCGCCGACGCCATCGACGTCTCGACCGGGCAGGTGGTGGCCGAGGAGCGGCCGGAGTTCGGGCGGTCGTACCAGACGCCGTTCGCCGACCGCATCCGGCACGAGGTCCGCGTCCCGGTGGTCGCGGTCGGTGCGATCTCCTCGTGGGACGACGTCAACTCCCTGATCCTGGCCGGGCGTACGGACCTGTGCGCGCTGGCACGCCCGCATCTGTACGACCCGCACTGGACTCTGCACGCGGCGGCCGAGCAGGGGTACGAGGGTCCCGGCGCGCCATGGCCCGACCCCTACCGCGCGGGCAGCAGGCGCCCGCAGACCGGCCGTACCGACGCCCCCAAGCCCCGTCTCTCCCTCGGTGACTGA
- a CDS encoding DUF6299 family protein produces MPVRPVLLAALTAALLCTAAGPAGADPTETVTVDPVGRIAPDGTITLSGTYRCTPGTGPVFVGSSLSQEDPRVKHGIGGSGARCDGAEHRWQNSGTVSSEALTAGPAHLQATLMELRPTGIVPLPAFHAVTDQDITLAQD; encoded by the coding sequence ATGCCCGTACGTCCCGTCCTCCTCGCGGCCCTCACCGCCGCCCTGCTCTGCACCGCCGCCGGACCGGCCGGCGCGGATCCCACCGAGACCGTCACCGTCGACCCCGTCGGCCGGATCGCGCCGGACGGCACGATCACCCTGTCCGGCACCTACCGCTGCACCCCGGGCACCGGGCCGGTGTTCGTCGGCTCCTCGCTCAGCCAGGAGGACCCGCGCGTCAAGCACGGCATCGGCGGCAGCGGCGCCCGCTGCGACGGCGCCGAGCACCGCTGGCAGAACTCCGGCACCGTCTCCTCGGAGGCGCTCACGGCGGGCCCGGCCCATCTGCAGGCCACCCTCATGGAACTGCGCCCCACGGGCATCGTCCCGCTGCCGGCCTTCCATGCGGTCACCGACCAGGACATCACGCTCGCCCAGGACTGA
- a CDS encoding acyl-CoA dehydrogenase family protein, with protein sequence MPAFSLEPEQTAWCAELRTLAAERLRPLADKGEPGRVNRPLLAELGQLGLLGRLFCSGALDLCLMRESLAQACTEAETALALQGLGAHPVHAHGTPAQRERWLPGVARGDAVAAFALSEPGAGSDAAALSLAAEEDGTGGWRLTGAKCWISNAPEADFYTVFARTTANAGARGVTAFLVPADRPGLTGTALEMISPHPIGALDFDGVPVSADDVLGEVDRGFTVAMGTLNLFRPSVGAFAVGMAQAALDATLGHTRRREAFGGTLADLQAVSHQVAEMALRTEAARLMVYAAATAYDEGAADVPGRAAMAKLLATETAQYVVDTAVQLHGARALRRGHLLEHLYREVRAPRVYEGASEVQRGIIAKELYAATDDRETR encoded by the coding sequence GTGCCCGCATTCTCACTCGAACCGGAGCAGACCGCCTGGTGCGCCGAGCTGCGCACCCTGGCCGCCGAACGGCTGCGCCCGCTCGCCGACAAGGGCGAACCGGGCCGCGTCAACCGGCCGCTCCTCGCCGAGCTCGGACAACTCGGCCTGCTGGGGCGGCTGTTCTGCTCCGGCGCGCTCGATCTGTGCCTGATGCGCGAGTCCCTCGCCCAGGCCTGCACCGAGGCCGAGACCGCCCTCGCCCTCCAGGGGCTCGGCGCCCATCCGGTGCACGCCCACGGCACCCCCGCCCAGCGCGAGCGCTGGCTGCCCGGCGTCGCGCGGGGCGACGCGGTCGCGGCCTTCGCGCTGAGCGAGCCCGGGGCCGGCTCGGACGCGGCCGCGCTGTCCCTGGCGGCCGAGGAGGACGGCACCGGCGGCTGGCGGCTCACCGGCGCCAAGTGCTGGATCTCCAACGCCCCCGAGGCCGACTTCTACACCGTCTTCGCCCGTACGACGGCCAACGCCGGAGCGCGCGGTGTGACCGCCTTCCTGGTCCCGGCGGACCGGCCCGGACTCACCGGCACCGCACTGGAGATGATCTCCCCGCACCCCATCGGCGCCCTCGACTTCGACGGCGTGCCCGTCAGCGCCGACGACGTCCTCGGCGAGGTCGACCGCGGCTTCACCGTCGCCATGGGCACGCTCAACCTCTTCCGGCCCAGCGTCGGCGCCTTCGCGGTCGGCATGGCACAGGCCGCCCTCGACGCCACCCTCGGCCACACCCGCCGGCGCGAGGCGTTCGGCGGCACCCTGGCGGACCTCCAGGCGGTGTCCCACCAGGTAGCCGAGATGGCCCTGCGCACGGAGGCGGCCCGGCTGATGGTCTACGCGGCGGCGACGGCGTACGACGAGGGCGCCGCCGACGTCCCGGGGCGCGCCGCGATGGCCAAGCTGCTCGCCACCGAGACCGCGCAGTACGTCGTCGACACCGCCGTCCAGCTGCACGGCGCCCGCGCCCTGCGCCGCGGCCACCTCCTCGAACACCTCTACCGCGAGGTGCGCGCGCCCCGCGTCTACGAGGGCGCCAGCGAGGTCCAACGGGGCATCATCGCCAAGGAGCTCTACGCAGCGACCGACGACCGGGAGACCCGATGA